A window of the Miscanthus floridulus cultivar M001 chromosome 14, ASM1932011v1, whole genome shotgun sequence genome harbors these coding sequences:
- the LOC136504560 gene encoding uncharacterized protein translates to MPMAPDRPLEAFLAATRGAIAHLHLPVIHIPGSHSGPNPIPKEPEADCLLHLHVVVTNFLHKPLKSFARCFKPKRRGGKQSPPLHWDHSNGATPKQQLELLLCIAFDAFAHNLHLLEDACRQKGEEFGLATRQLEQFVVLRKIIDGKRADFDGFLSNLGFAKVGALPPRARIMGGASPVPAPAPVSDQEDGGGIGDSDQEDGGGIGDSEAVDNASGTQQPAQILPARLLNIPLSNVERLRSTLSAVSLTELIELVPQLVSRSSTSADAHPDKKKLFSVQDFFRYAEIEGKRFFEGLDRDGDGQVTLEDLEIAMRKRRLPRRYARELFRHTSSNFFSKSIGWKQFLSLMEQKEATILRAYTTLCLSKSGTLHKHQILTSLKGAGLPANEDNAIAMLRYLNSDSKASISYGHFRNFMLLLPSERLEDDPRNIWFEAATVVAVPPPIEISTGSVLKSALAGGLASALSTSLLHPIDSMKTRVQASTLSFPELISKLPQIGLQGLYRGSIPAILGQFSSHGLRTGIFEASKLVLINVAPTLPEIQVQSMASFCSTVLGTAVRIPCEVLKQRLQAGIFNNVGEAIVGTMRQDGPKGFFRGTGATLCREVPFYVAGMCLYAEAKKAAQHVLKRDLEAWETVAVGALSGGLAAIVTTPFDVMKTRMMTAPPGTPVSMQMIVFSILRNEGPLGLFKGAIPRFFWIAPLGAMNFAGYELAKKAMIEDESKSRESIEEKKTMVGSRG, encoded by the exons ATGCCCATGGCGCCCGACCGCCCCTTAGAAGCCTTCCTCGCAGCCACCCGTGGCGCCATCGCTCACCTTCACCTTCCCGTCATCCACATCCCCGGATCCCATTCCGGTCCCAATCCCATCCCCAAGGAACCCGAGGCCGActgcctgctccacctccacGTCGTCGTCACCAACTTCCTCCACAAGCCCCTCAAGTCATTCGCCAGGTGCTTCAAGCCCAAGCGACGGGGAGGCAAACAATCCCCGCCGCTCCACTGGGATCACAGCAATGGCGCCACCCCGAAGCAGCAACTGGAGCTCCTGCTCTGCATTGCGTTCGACGCCTTCGCCCACAACCTGCACTTGCTGGAGGATGCCTGCAGGCAGAAAGGTGAAGAATTTGGTTTGGCTACCCGACAGCTCGAGCAATTTGTGGTTCTCAGGAAGATAATCGATGGGAAGAGGGCCGATTTCGATGGGTTCCTTTCCAACCTGGGCTTTGCAAAGGTTGGGGCACTGCCGCCACGAGCAAGGATCATGGGTGGTGCGTCCCCTGTCCCTGCACCAGCACCAGTAAGCGACCAGGAGGATGGTGGTGGAATTGGGGATAGCGACCAGGAGGATGGTGGTGGAATTGGGGACAGCGAGGCAGTGGACAATGCTAGTGGTACACAGCAGCCAGCACAGATATTGCCTGCCCGGCTGCTTAACATTCCTTTGTCGAATGTGGAGCGTCTGCGGTCTACGCTGTCGGCAGTTTCACTGACAGAACTCATTGAATTAGTCCCGCAGCTGGTGAGCAGATCATCAACATCGGCAGATGCACATCCTGACAAGAAGAAGCTTTTCTCAGTGCAAGACTTCTTCAGATATGCAGAAATTGAAG GAAAGCGATTCTTTGAAGGGTTAGACAGAGATGGTGATGGCCAAGTCACTCTAGAAGATCTCGAAATTGCAATGAGGAAGAGGCGGTTACCAAGGAGGTATGCTAGAGAATTGTTCCGCCATACAAGCAGCAACTTCTTTTCGAAATCAATTGGGTGGAAGCAATTTTTATCCTTGATGGAACAGAAGGAggcaaccattctccgagcaTATACCACGTTGTGTTTGAGCAAGTCTGGAACACTTCACAAGCATCAAATTTTGACTTCCTTGAAAGGTGCTGGACTTCCGGCCAATGAAGATAATGCCATTGCCATGCTACGGTATCTAAATTCTGATTCAAAAGCATCAATCTCATATGGCCATTTCCGGAACTTCATGCTTCTACTTCCTTCAGAACGCCTTGAGGATGATCCTCG GAACATCTGGTTTGAAGCTGCTACTGTTGTTGCTGTTCCCCCACCTATAGAAATATCCACAGGAAGTGTTTTGAAGTCTGCTTTAGCTGGAGGTCTTGCAAGTGCGCTCTCTACCTCTCTGCTGCATCCTATTGATTCAATGAAG ACACGTGTCCAAGCATCTACACTCTCATTCCCAGAGCTCATTTCAAAGCTTCCACAAATTGGGCTTCAGGGATTGTATCGAGGTTCTATCCCAGCAATTCTCGGCCAGTTTTCAAG CCATGGTTTGAGGACAGGAATCTTTGAAGCAAGCAAGCTTGTATTAATTAATGTCGCTCCGACACTTCCAGAGATTCAG GTGCAATCAATGGCTTCCTTCTGCAGCACAGTCCTAGGGACTGCAGTCCGTATACCTTGTGAGGTTCTTAAGCAGCGTTTGCAAGCTGGAATCTTCAACAATGTAGGGGAGGCAATTGTTGGCACCATGCGACAAGATGGCCCAAAGGGATTTTTTCGTGGCACTGGGGCCACACTCTGTCGCGAGGTTCCGTTCTATGTTGCTGGAATGTgcctctatgcagaggctaagaaG GCAGCACAGCATGTTTTGAAGAGAGACTTGGAAGCATGGGAAACAGTGGCAGTGGGAGCATTGTCTGGAGGACTTGCGGCAATAGTGACCACTCCATTTGACGTGATGAAGACGCGGATGATGACTGCCCCTCCAGGCACACCAGTGTCTATGCAGATGATAGTCTTCTCCATCCTTAGAAATGAGGGTCCACTTGGGCTTTTTAAGGGTGCGATCCCCCGCTTCTTCTGGATTGCCCCTCTTGGTGCAATGAACTTTGCAGGCTACGAGCTTGCCAAGAAGGCGATGATCGAAGATGAGAGCAAGTCCAGAGAATCAATAGAGGAGAAGAAAACCATGGTGGGTTCCAGAGGATAA